One window of the Bos indicus isolate NIAB-ARS_2022 breed Sahiwal x Tharparkar chromosome 15, NIAB-ARS_B.indTharparkar_mat_pri_1.0, whole genome shotgun sequence genome contains the following:
- the LOC109569923 gene encoding LOW QUALITY PROTEIN: serine/threonine-protein kinase MARK1 (The sequence of the model RefSeq protein was modified relative to this genomic sequence to represent the inferred CDS: inserted 5 bases in 3 codons; deleted 3 bases in 2 codons): MSARTPLPTVNERDTENHTSVDGYTEPYIQPTKSSSRQNIPRCRNSITSATDEQPHTGNYRLQKTIGKGNFAKVNLARHVLTGREVAVKIIDKTQLNPTSLQKLFREVRIMKILNHPNIVKLFEVIETGRXYLVMEYASGGEGFDYLVAHGRMKEKEARAKFRQIVSAVQYCHQKCIVHRDLKXNEFTVGNKLDTFCGSPPYAAPELFQGKKYDGPEVDVWSLGVILYTLVSGSLPFDGQNLKELREQVLPGKYRIPFYMSTDCENLLKKLLVLNPIKXGSLEQIMKDRWMNVGHEEEELKPHAEPEPDFSDTKRIDIMITMGFVRDEINDALINQKYDEVMATYILLGRKPPEFDGGESLSSGNLCQRSRPSSDLNNSTLKSPAHLKVQRSISANQRQRRFSDHAGPSIPPAVSYTKRPQANSVESEQKEGWDKDVAHKLGSTTVGSKSEMTASPLVGPERKKSSTIPSNNVYPGGSMARRNTYVCERTTDRHTALQNGKDSSLTEMSASSMSSAGSAVASAVPSARPRHQKSMSASGHPIKVTLPTIKDSSEAYRPGTSQRVPAASPSAHSISASTPDRTCFPCGSSSRSTFHGEQLRERRSAAYNRPPASPSHETGAFAHARRGTSTGIISKITSKFIRRDPSEGEASGSRYLKKYNRGTKREKEEGKDSKPHSLRFTWSMKTTTSSMDPKDMMREIRKVLDANNCDYEQKERFLLFCVHGDARQDSLVQWEMEVCKLPRLSLNGVRFKRISGTSIAFKNIASNIANELKL; encoded by the exons ATGTCGGCCCGGACGCCACTGCCGACGGTGAACGAGCGGGACACGGAGAACCATACATCTGTGGATGGATATACTGAACCCTATATCCAGCCAACCAAATCAAGTAGCAGACAGAACATCCCTCGGTGTAGAAACTCCATTACGTCAGCAACAGACGAACAGCCTCACACTGGAAATTACCGTTTACAAAAGACAATAGGGAAGGGAAATTTTGCCAAAGTGAATTTGGCAAGGCATGTTCTAACCGGTAGAGAGGTTGCTGTGAAAATAATAGACAAAACTCAGCTAAATCCTACCAGTCTACAAAAGTTGTTTCGAGAAGTACGAATAATGAAGATATTGAATCACCCTAACATAGTAAAATTGTTTGAAGTTATTGAAACAGGAAG CTATTTAGTCATGGAATACGCGAGTGGGGGTGAAGGATTTGATTACTTAGTTGCCCatggaagaatgaaagaaaaagaggccCGTGCAAAATTTAGGCAGATTGTATCTGCTGTACAGTATTGTCATCAAAAGTGTATTGTTCACCGTGATCTTAA TAATGAATTTACAGTCGGGAACAAGTTGGACACATTTTGTGGAAGCCCACCTTATGCCGCTCCTGAGCTTTTCCAAGGGAAGAAGTACGACGGGCCTGAAGTGGATGTGTGGAGCCTCGGCGTCATTCTCTACACGTTAGTCAGTGGCTCCTTGCCTTTTGACGGCCAGAATTTAAAGGAACTGCGGGAGCAGGTCTTACCAGGGAAGTACCGTATTCCCTTCTATATGTCCACAGACTGTGAAAACCTTTTGAAGAAATTATTAGTGCTGAATCCAATTA AGGGCAGCTTAGAACAAATAATGAAAGATCGGTGGATGAATGTTGGTCAtgaagaagaagaactaaagccaCATGCTGAGCCTGAACCAGATTTCAGTGACACAAAAAGAATAGATATCATGATCACCATGGGTTTTGTACGAGATGAGATAAATGATGCCttaataaatcagaaatatgATGAAGTCATGGCTACTTATATTCTTCTAGGTAGAAAACCACCTGAATTTGACGGGGGTGAATCGTTATCCAGTGGAAACTTGTGTCAGAGGTCCCGGCCCAgcagtgacttaaacaacagcaCCCTGAAGTCCCCTGCTCACCTGAAGGTCCAGCGGAGCATCTCGGCAAACCAGAGGCAACGACGCTTTAGTGATCATGCTGGTCCATCCATTCCTCCTGCTGTATCATATACCAAAAGGCCTCAGGCTAACAGCGTGGAAAGTGAACAGAAAGAGGGTTGGGACAAAGATGTGGCTCATAAACTTGGCAGCACAACAGTTGGATCAAAAAGTGAAATGACTGCAAGCCCTCTTGTagggccagaaagaaaaaagtcttcaACTATTCCAAGTAACAATGTGTATCCTGGAGGTAGCATGGCAAGAAGGAATACGTATGTCTGTGAAAGAACCACAGATCGACACACAGCGTTGCAAAACGGAAAAGACAGCAGCCTGACAGAGATGTCCGCGAGCAGCATGTCCTCTGCAGGCTCCGCCGTGGCCTCCGCTGTGCCCTCAGCACGACCCCGCCACCAGAAGTCCATGTCCGCTTCCGGCCATCCTATTAAAGTCACACTGCCAACCATTAAAGACAGCTCTGAAGCTTACAGGCCTGGCACAAGCCAGCGCGTGCCCGCTGCGTCGCCATCTGCTCACAGTATTAGCGCCTCGACGCCCGACCGCACCTGCTTCCCCTGCGGCAGCTCCAGCCGCAGCACCTTCCACGGGGAGCAGCTGCGCGAGCGCCGCAGCGCCGCCTACAACCGGCCACCCGCCTCCCCGTCCCACGAGACTGGGGCCTTCGCGCACGCCAGGAGGGGCACGTCCACTGGTATAATAAGCAAAATAACATCCAAATTCATCCGCAGGGATCCAAGTGAAGGCGAAGCCAGTGGC AGCCGATACCTCAAGAAGTACAACAGGGgaaccaaaagagaaaaggaggagggtAAAGATTCCAAGCCACATTCTCTGCGGTTCACGTGGAGCATGAAGACCACT ACTAGTTCAATGGACCCCAAAGACATGATGAGAGAAATCCGCAAAGTGTTAGATGCAAATAACTGTGATTATGAACAGAAAGAGAGGTTTTTGCTTTTCTGCGTCCATGGTGATGCCAGGCAGGATAGCCTCGTGCAGTGGGAGATGGAAGTCTGCAAGTTGCCACGACTGTCCCTCAACGGGGTCCGCTTCAAGCGAATATCCGGGACGTCTATTGCCTTTAAAAACATTGCATCTAATATAGCAAATGAGCTTAAGCTGTAA